In Gemmatimonadales bacterium, a single genomic region encodes these proteins:
- a CDS encoding transferrin receptor-like dimerization domain-containing protein, whose amino-acid sequence MIAFGRTLWGLGLASLAAAGGLAGQAAPDRAVRGFPGTMLAAERAHEETLRAAPSRDTLRAQLVALSAFPHEAGTERSHRVAAAILAKFRSFGLDASIEQFEALMPRPLSRSLELLAPTPYTAALREPPVPGDPTSGQADQLPTFNAYSPDGDVTGDLVYVNYGVPDDYRTLDSLGISVRGKIVVARYGRSWRGIKPKVAAEHGAIGCVIYSDPRDDGFFQGDTWPRGPMRPPQGVQRGSVMDMPVYPGDPLSPGWASEPGSRRLPISAAQTLAAIPVLPISYGDALPLLRSLEGPVAPPSWRGALPLTYHVGPGPGRARLAVRFEWKTRPLYDVVAVIRGATRPDEWVLYGNHHDAWVNGAADPISGQVSLDETARALGVLLRTGWRPARTIVLAAWDGEEWGLLGSTEWAEKHADELADKAVVYFNGDVNEQGWLGASGSPSLEQFLFEVARDVPAPTDSGRSALEAARQHRREERARDSARVDADTAFSVGALGSGSDYTAFIDHLGVASLDVRYGGATEDGIYHSIYDDYTFYLRFLDTSLTAEVAQARTVGTAILRMADAPVLPFEFGGAARKFDGYVGELARLAAARDSSRKLDLGPLRQAVAHLAAAATRYDSALTRLDGLSAAEVAARADALDRVNRMLYRTERALADTAGLPARPWFRNLIYAPGLYTGYGVKTMPGIREALELGRPDEAVTQAARVTAAVGRLADEVDRAADALGAALH is encoded by the coding sequence ATGATCGCCTTCGGACGCACGCTGTGGGGATTGGGACTGGCGTCGCTGGCCGCCGCTGGCGGGCTCGCGGGCCAGGCCGCGCCCGACCGGGCGGTGCGCGGCTTTCCCGGTACGATGCTGGCGGCCGAGCGCGCGCACGAGGAGACGCTGCGCGCCGCGCCGAGCCGCGACACGCTCCGCGCCCAGCTGGTCGCCTTGAGTGCGTTTCCCCACGAGGCGGGCACCGAGCGCTCGCACCGGGTGGCGGCCGCGATCCTCGCCAAGTTCCGCTCGTTCGGCCTGGACGCCTCCATCGAGCAGTTCGAGGCCCTGATGCCGCGACCGCTGAGCCGCTCGCTCGAGTTGCTCGCGCCGACCCCCTACACGGCGGCGCTGCGGGAGCCGCCGGTGCCCGGCGATCCGACGTCGGGACAAGCGGATCAGCTGCCGACCTTCAACGCCTACTCGCCCGACGGCGACGTCACCGGCGACCTCGTCTACGTGAACTACGGCGTGCCGGACGACTACCGGACGCTGGACAGTCTCGGCATCAGCGTGCGGGGGAAGATCGTGGTCGCGCGCTACGGCCGATCCTGGCGCGGCATCAAGCCCAAGGTGGCGGCCGAGCACGGCGCGATCGGATGCGTGATCTACTCCGATCCGCGCGACGACGGGTTCTTCCAGGGCGACACCTGGCCACGGGGCCCGATGCGTCCCCCGCAGGGCGTGCAGCGGGGCAGCGTGATGGACATGCCCGTCTACCCGGGCGATCCGCTCTCGCCGGGCTGGGCCTCCGAGCCCGGCTCCCGGCGTCTGCCGATCAGCGCCGCCCAGACCCTGGCCGCCATCCCCGTCCTGCCCATCTCCTACGGCGACGCGCTCCCGCTGCTGAGGAGTCTCGAGGGGCCGGTGGCGCCCCCGTCGTGGCGGGGCGCGCTGCCCCTCACGTACCACGTCGGCCCCGGACCTGGGCGCGCGCGGCTGGCCGTGCGCTTCGAGTGGAAGACCCGGCCGCTCTACGACGTGGTCGCGGTGATCCGCGGCGCGACTCGTCCCGACGAGTGGGTCCTGTACGGGAACCACCACGACGCCTGGGTCAACGGCGCGGCCGACCCGATCTCCGGCCAGGTCTCCCTCGACGAAACCGCTCGCGCGCTCGGCGTGCTCCTCAGGACCGGCTGGCGGCCCGCGCGCACCATCGTGCTCGCGGCGTGGGATGGCGAGGAGTGGGGGTTGCTGGGCTCCACCGAGTGGGCGGAGAAACACGCCGACGAGCTGGCGGACAAGGCCGTGGTCTACTTCAACGGCGACGTGAACGAGCAGGGGTGGCTCGGGGCCTCGGGGTCGCCGTCGCTGGAGCAGTTCCTCTTCGAGGTCGCCCGCGACGTGCCCGCCCCCACCGACAGCGGCCGGAGCGCGCTCGAGGCCGCCCGCCAGCACCGGCGCGAGGAACGCGCCCGCGATTCGGCGCGCGTCGACGCCGACACGGCCTTCTCCGTCGGCGCCCTGGGCTCCGGCTCCGACTACACGGCGTTCATCGACCACCTGGGCGTGGCCTCGCTCGACGTGCGCTACGGCGGCGCGACCGAGGACGGCATCTACCACTCGATCTACGACGACTACACGTTCTACCTCCGCTTCCTGGACACCTCGCTCACCGCCGAGGTGGCGCAGGCGCGCACCGTGGGCACCGCCATCCTGCGGATGGCCGACGCGCCGGTCCTGCCCTTCGAGTTCGGGGGAGCGGCACGGAAGTTCGACGGTTACGTGGGCGAGCTGGCGCGCCTCGCCGCGGCCCGCGACAGCTCCCGGAAGCTGGACCTGGGTCCGCTGCGCCAGGCGGTGGCGCACCTGGCGGCCGCGGCAACCCGCTACGACAGCGCCCTGACCCGTCTCGACGGACTCTCGGCGGCCGAGGTCGCCGCGCGCGCCGACGCGCTGGACCGCGTGAACCGGATGCTGTATCGCACCGAGCGCGCCCTGGCGGACACGGCCGGCCTCCCGGCCCGGCCCTGGTTCCGGAACCTGATCTACGCGCCGGGCCTCTACACCGGCTACGGCGTCAAGACGATGCCGGGGATCCGCGAGGCGCTGGAACTCGGTAGGCCGGACGAGGCGGTGACCCAGGCCGCGCGCGTCACGGCGGCGGTCGGGCGCCTGGCCGACGAGGTCGACCGGGCGGCCGACGCGCTCGGAGCGGCGCTGCACTAG